A genomic stretch from Salarias fasciatus chromosome 10, fSalaFa1.1, whole genome shotgun sequence includes:
- the camk2a gene encoding calcium/calmodulin-dependent protein kinase type II subunit alpha: protein MATVICTRFTEEYQLYEELGKGAFSVVRRCVKVLSGQEYAAKIINTKKLSARDHQKLDREARICRLLKHPNIVRLHDSISEEAHHYLIFDLVTGGELFEDIVAREYYSEADASHCIQQILEAVLHCHQMGVVHRDLKPENLLLASKSKGAAVKLADFGLAIEVEGEQQAWFGFAGTPGYLSPEVLRKDPYGKAVDLWACGVILYILLVGYPPFWDEDQHRLYQQIKAGAYDFPSPEWDTVTPEAKDLINKMLTINPAKRITAAEALKHPWISHRSTVASCMHRQETVECLKKFNARRKLKGAILTTMLATRNFSGGKSGSNKKADGVKESSESTNTTIEDEDTRVRKQDIIKVTEQLIEAISNGDFESYTKMCDPAVTAFEPEALGNLVEGLDFHRFYFENLWSKNSKPVHTTILNPHIHLVGEEAACIAYIRVTQYIDANGTPRTAQSEETRVWHRRDGKWQIVHFHRSGSASTLSN from the exons ATGGCAACGGTCATCTGCACTCGCTTCACCGAAGAGTATCAGCTGTACGAGGAGCTGGGCAA GGGAGCCTTCTCTGTGGTGCGCCGCTGTGTGAAGGTGCTCTCAGGTCAGGAGTACGCCGCCAAAATCATCAACACCAAGAAGCTATCAGCCCGAG atcacCAGAAGTTGGACCGCGAAGCTCGTATCTGTCGACTACTAAAACACCCCAACATCG ttCGGCTACATGACAGCATATCAGAGGAGGCACATCATTACCTCATCTTTGACCT ggttaCAGGTGGAGAGCTGTTTGAGGATATTGTAGCCAGAGAATATTACAGTGAAGCTGATGCCAG CCACTGTATCCAGCAGATTTTGGAGGCGGTGCTTCACTGTCACCAGATGGGCGTGGTTCACAGAGACCTGAAG cctgagAACTTGTTGTTAGCTTCCAAGTCCAAAGGAGCTGCCGTGAAGCTGGCCGACTTCGGTCTGGCCATCGAGGTGGAAGGAGAGCAGCAGGCATGGTTTG gCTTTGCGGGAACCCCGGGGTACCTGTCTCCGGAGGTCCTGAGGAAGGACCCGTACGGGAAGGCGGTGGACCTGTGGGCCTGCg GTGTGATCCTCTACATCCTCCTGGTCGGCTACCCTCCGTTCTGGGATGAAGACCAGCATCGTCTCTACCAGCAGATCAAAGCTGGAGCCTACGAT TTTCCCTCCCCGGAGTGGGACACGGTCACTCCTGAAGCCAAAGATCTCATCAACAAGATGTTAACCATCAATCCAGCGAAGAGGATCACAGCAGCCGAGGCTCTGAAACACCCCTGGATCTCT CACCGCTCCACCGTGGCGTCCTGTATGCACAGACAGGAGACGGTCGAGTGCCTGAAGAAGTTTAACGCTCGGAGGAAACTGAAG GGAGCCATCCTCACCACCATGCTGGCCACCAGAAACTTCTCCG GAGGAAAGAGCGGCAGCAACAAGAAGGCCGACGGAGTCAAG gaATCCTCTGAAAGCACAAACACGACCATCGAGGATGAAGACACCAGAG tgaggaAACAGGACATCATTAAAGTGACGGAGCAGCTCATCGAGGCCATCAGTAACGGAGACTTTGAGAGCTACAC TAAAATGTGTGACCCTGCAGTGACGGCGTTCGAGCCCGAGGCATTGGGGAATCTAGTGGAAGGCCTGGACTTCCAtcgattttattttgaaaact TGTGGTCTAAGAACAGTAAACCGGTTCACACCACCATCTTGAACCCGCACATCCACCTGGTTGGCGAGGAGGCGGCGTGCATCGCTTACATCAGAGTGACGCAGTACATCGACGCCAACGGCACGCCGCGCACGGCCCAATCAGAGGAGACCAGGGTGTGGCACCGCCGTGACGGGAAGTGGCAGATCGTTCACTTCCACCGCTcaggctccgcctccacgcTCAGCAA ctaA
- the rps14 gene encoding small ribosomal subunit protein uS11, producing the protein MAPRKGKEKKEEQVISLGPQVAEGENVFGVCHIFASFNDTFVHVTDLSGKETICRVTGGMKVKADRDESSPYAAMLAAQDVAQRCKELGITALHIKLRATGGNRTKTPGPGAQSALRALARSGMKIGRIEDVTPIPSDSTRRKGGRRGRRL; encoded by the exons ATGGCTCCTCGTAaagggaaggagaagaaggaggagcaggtgatCAGTTTGGGTCCCCAAGTGGCCGAAGGAGAGAACGTCTTCGGCGTCTGTCACATCTTCGCCTCCTTCAATGACACCTTCGTCCACGTCACCGACCTCTCCGGGAA GGAGACGATCTGCCGTGTGACCGGCGGGATGAAGGTGAAGGCCGACAGAGACGAGTCGTCTCCCTACGCCGCCATGTTGGCGGCTCAGGACGTCGCTCAGCGCTGCAAAGAGCTCGGTATCACCGCGCTGCACATCAAGCTGAGAGCCACCGGGGGGAACCG GACCAAGACTCCAGGACCCGGAGCTCAGTCGGCTCTCAGAGCTCTGGCTCGATCCGGCATGAAGATTGGACGTATCG aggaTGTCACTCCCATCCCGTCGGACTCGACCCGGAGGAAGGGTGGCCGTCGTGGTCGCCGTCTGTAA
- the chm gene encoding rab proteins geranylgeranyltransferase component A 1, giving the protein MAAEDLPSEFDVVILGTGLAESVVAAACSRVGQRVLHLDRRSHYAAAWASFTFNGLLSWIQQHHEESLPEAAPDWSSLLQEGEELIYLSGSDSGFIANLQVFCYTSEEDEEEEAAPPADTTEEEKSEQEEKLEEEEKQEKLEEEQKEEPDEVRRRTSNPVALKLIESLNASHLVQSQTDHTQGAEPEEDQPHPSVTPSQPEPRKKISYAQLVKEGRRFNIDLVSKLLYSRGSLVDLLIQSNVSRYAEFKNVTRILTYRHGNVEQVPCSRADVFASRQLSVVEKRKLMRFLTSCMEDTEEHQAYKERPYLEFLRDQNLGENLQHFLLHSIAMATEDTPTEAGLASTRHFLRCLGRYGNTPFLFPLYGLGEIPQCFCRMCAVFGGIYCLRHSVSCLLLDSHTNRCKAVIDSRGQRISCSHFVVEDGFVGADRKKVATPTRLLSRAVLITDSSVLLSDSDQQVSIVTVPPIEAGSPAVKMVELCPSTMTCIPGTYLVHLTCQASGSAHQDLSPVVTKMFNTPDSPEQGERPSVLWCLYFNMADGSGVEVEGHDLPSNVYVCSGPDGDLGHERTIKQAEFIFHKILPDEEFCPPAPNPEDIIYDGESSTATGEEEKQEQEEEQEEKQDEGKQEEKQEEEEQQEEEQDVETHEEEQKEEKQEASE; this is encoded by the exons ATGGCCGCGGAGGACCTCCCGTCTGAATTTGACGTCGTCATTCTGGGTACAG gtcttGCTGAGTCGGTGGTTGCTGCAGCATGCTCCAGAGTGGGACAAAGAGTTCTTCACCTCGACAG gaggAGTCACTACGCTGCAGCCTGGGCGAGCTTCACCTTCAACGGCCTGCTCAGCTGGATCCAGCAGCATCAT GAGGAGTCTCTGCCGGAGGCGGCGCcggattggtccagcctgttgCAGGAAGGGGAGGAGCTAATTTACCTGTCTGGGTCAGACTCCGGATTCATCGCCAACCTGCAGGTGTTCTGTTACACCAG tgaggaagatgaagaggaggaggcggccccCCCtgcagacaccacagaagaagagaagtcAG aacaggaggagaaactagaagaggaagaaaagcaggagaaactagaggaggaacagaaagaggaacCAGACGAGGTGAGGAGGCGAACATCAAATCCAGTCGCTCTGAAACTCATTGAGTCTTTAAATGCCTCACATTTGGTCCAATCACAGACAGATCACAcacagggggcggagccagaggaaGATCAGCCACACCCCTCAGTCACTCCCAGCCAGCCAGAGCCAAGGAAGAAGATCAGCTACGCTCAGCTGGTGAAGGAAGGACGTCGGTTCAACATTGACTTGGTCTCCAAG CTCCTGTATTCTCGCGGCTCGTTGGTGGATCTGCTCATCCAATCGAATGTCAGCCGCTACGCAGAGTTCAAAAATGTCACCAGGATACTTACATATCGCCATGGCAACGTGGAACAG GTGCCGTGCAGCCGGGCCGACGTGTTTGCGAGTCGTCAGCTGTCTGTGGTCGAGAAGAGGAAGCTGATGCgtttcctcacctcctgcatggaggacacagaggagcATCAAG CCTACAAGGAGCGGCCATATTTAGAGTTCCTGAGGGATCAGAACCTTGGCGAGAACCTGcagcacttcctgcttcactccatcgccatggcaacagaagACACACCCACTGAGGCGGGGCTGGCCTCCACCCGTCACTTCCTGCGCTGCCTGGGTCGCTATGGCAACACGCCATTCCTATTTCCTCTGTATGGCCTCGGAGAGattcctcagtgtttctgcag gatGTGTGCAGTGTTTGGAGGGATCTACTGTCTGAGACACTCGGtctcctgcctgctgctggactcccACACCAACAG gtgtaaGGCTGTGATTGACAGCCGAGGACAGCGAATCAGCTGCAGCCACTTCGTGGTGGAGGACGGCTTCGTGGGGGCGGACCGAAAGAAGGTGGCCACGCCCACCAG gttgcTGAGCAGAGCTGTCCTCATCACGGACTCATCAGTCCTTCTCAGTGACTCAGATCAGCAG GTTTCCATAGTAACGGTTCCTCCAATAGAAGCCGGCTCTCCGGCGGTGAAGATGGTGGAGTTGTGTCCGTCCACCATGACGTGTATCCCTGGCACAT ATCTGGTCCATCTCACCTGTCAGGcgtctggctccgcccaccaggaCCTGTCGCCCGTAGTAACCAAGATGTTCAACACTCCAGACTCACCTGAGCAGG GAGAGCgtccgtctgtcctctggtgtctCTACTTCAACATGGCCGACGGCTCAGGAGTGGAGGTCGAAGGTCACGACCTCCCGTCCAACGTGTATGTGTGCTCCGGTCCTGACGGAGACCTGGGACACGAACGCACCATCAAACAG GCCGAGTTTATTTTCCACAAGATTCTCCCCGACGAGGagttctgtcctccagctccaaaCCCCGAAGACATCATCTACGACGGAGAGAGCAGCACCGccacaggagaggaggagaaacaagaacaggaggaggagcaggaggagaaacaggacgaggggaagcaggaggagaaacaagaagaggaggagcagcaggaggaggaacaggatgTGGAGACgcatgaggaggagcagaaggaggagaaacaggaggcCTCGGAGTGA
- the LOC115395345 gene encoding GTPase IMAP family member 9-like has translation MSDMPGIKWEDLLRLGGEEEEEEEEACPEIRIVLLGDLGTGKSASGNTILGRAAFHSASSPSAVTLTCQREAGHFLSQQLVVVDTPGALDPSSQEADRCVSLAGPGPHVFMLVLEPRRFTEEDKRKAESLLRAFGEEAFHYTMVLFTHGDQLRARGVSIQTFVSQSAVLRGFLRKCGGRFHVLNNMSFSRAQVRNLLRKIRWMIQSNGGAFSISSMPRGGRAVSTGDPEEDRRREIRVIRVRREAPVYNIHLTRNIHIHNPPPERRGRSAVPWAALGGVLGMQFGPAGVAAGSVIGNMIGLLDDRL, from the exons ATGTCTGATATGCCAGGCATAAAGTGGGAAGACTTGCTCAGGCTGG gaggggaagaggaagaagaggaagaagaagcgtGTCCGGAGATCCGGATTGTCCTCCTCGGGGATCTTGGGACTGGGAAGAGTGCTTCGGGAAACACCATCTTAGGAAGAGCAGCCTTCCACTCAGCATCATCTCCATCGGCGGTGACCTTGACGTGCCAGCGAGAGGCTGGGCACTTCCTCAGCCAGcagctggtggtggtggacACGCCCGGCGCGCTGGACCCCAGCAGCCAGGAGGCGGACCGCTGCGTCAGCTTGGCGGGACCCGGCCCCCATGTCTTCATGCTGGTCCTGGAGCCCCGGAGGTTCACAGAAGAAGACAAGAGGAAGGCGGAGTCCCTCCTGAGGGCCTTTGGAGAAGAAGCCTTTCATTACACCATGGTGCTGTTCACCCACGGAGACCAGCTGAGGGCCCGAGGAGTCTCCATCCAGACCTTCGTCAGCCAGAGCGCCGTGCTGCGTGGCTTCCTGCGTAAGTGTGGAGGAAGATTCCACGTCCTCAACAACATGAGCTTCTCTCGCGCTCAGGTCCGAAACCTGCTGAGGAAGATCCGCTGGATGATACAGAGCAACGGAGGAGCCTTCTCCATCAGCAGCATGCCAAGAGGGGGCCGAGCCGTCTCCACAGGCGATCCCGAAGAAGACCGAAGACGAGAGATACGAGTGATTCGAGTGAGACGAGAGGCACCGGTCTACAACATCCACCTGACCCGGAACATCCACATTCATAATCCGCCTCCGGAGAGACGAGGACGGAGTGCCGTGCCCTGGGCCGCCCTCGGAGGAGTTCTGGGAATGCAGTTTGGTCCTGCAGGAGTCGCGGCGGGATCTGTGATCGGAAACATGATCGGCCTGCTGGATGATAGACTTTAG
- the LOC115395757 gene encoding dachshund homolog 2-like has protein sequence MAASLPRTGPGPGPLLRPEPPCSAPPEAPLPQAECRMVEVRGRQVASFRSGGSELLCLPQVFQLFLQHLVGGLHTVYTKLKRLRLSPVVCTVEQVRVLRGLGAIQPGVNRCKLISRADFETLYRDCTSASSRPGRPPKRSLGVANMTDGSRLLPHRLLSPALLSQTGLTAVSEALKLQKIRMMMSFQGDQENHDTAGGSEASWEKERLLPSHSSAVAPPAGSASLHLNTMHQRGSLLANRLSELPFMVLPHPILPIGLPPASVAMAMNQMTQLRGLSNMAAVSQTEDSSKASPPGIPSYSLSLSEEELRPQELTSQSPSRESSSPSASPPILTTHTPELDDGLLPLPLFKPTYEKLALAAPPLSNSHTHSAFAPLLLAEGLSSTETLLTNIQGLLKVAAESARCQHTHSQQERKELKLELERERDARQNLQRHLSSQLHATASIQKRLRKEKRLKRRLQEALDFEWRRREEVQRALKHCDTLTGAVSPESPHGNKQEI, from the exons ATGGCAGCCTCCCTCCCCCGGACCGGGCCCGGACCCGGGCCCCTCCTCCGGCCGGAGCCGCCGTGCAGCGCCCCTCCAGaggcccccctcccgcaggcggAGTGCCGGATGGTGGAGGTCCGCGGGCGGCAGGTGGCGTCGTTCCGCTCGGGCGGCTCGGAGCTGCTGTGCCTGCCGCAGgtgttccagctgttcctgcagCACCTGGTGGGGGGGCTGCACACCGTCTACACCAAGCTGAAGCGGCTGCGGCTCAGCCCGGTGGTCTGCACCGTGGAGCAGGTCCGCGTGCTGCGGGGCCTCGGGGCCATCCAGCCCGGGGTCAACCGCTGCAAGCTCATCAGCAGGGCCGACTTCGAGACGCTGTACCGGGACTGCACGAGCGCCAG CTCTCGACCTGGTCGACCTCCAAAGCGCTCTCTGGGCGTGGCCAACATGACGGACGGCTCCAGGCTCCTCCCACACAGACTGCTAAGCCCCGCCCTGCTGTCTCAGACAG gtcTGACCGCGGTGTCCGAAgccctgaagctgcagaagatcAGGATGATGATGAGTTTCCAGGGTGACCAGGAGAACCACGACACAG caggagggaGTGAAGCATCCTGGGAGAAGGAGCGTCTCCTTCCTTCTCACTCCTCTGCTgtagcgccccctgctggttcgGCATCTCTACACCTCAACACTATGCATCAGCGCGGCTCTCTATTGGCTAACC GTCTGTCAGAACTTCCTTTTATGGTCCTGCCACACCCCATCCTTCCCATTGGCCTGCCTCCAGCCagcgttgccatggcgatgaACCAGATGACACAGCTCCGTGGTTTAtcaaacatggccgccgtgtCGCAGACAGAAGACAGCAGCAAG GCATCTCCTCCAGGAATCCCCTCCTACTCTCTGTCACTCAGTGAGGAGGAGCTCCGCCCCCAGGAGCTAACCAGCCAATCACCATCCAGAGAATCATCATCCCCCTCAGCATCACCTCCAATCCTGACAACACACACGCCAGAGCTGg ACGACGGCCTGTTGCCCCTCCCCCTTTTCAAACCGACCTATGAGAAGCTCGCACTCGCCGCTCCTCCGCTGTCCAACAGCCACACGCACAGCGCCTTTGCTCCGCTCCTATTGGCCGAGGGGCTGTCGTCCACAGAAACGCTGCTGACTAACATCCAG GGTCTCCTGAAGGTGGCAGCAGAGAGCGCTCgctgtcagcacacacacagccagcaggagaggaaagagtTAAAACTggaactggagagagagagggacgccCGGCAGAACCTGCAGAGACACCTGAGCTCCCAGCTGCACGCCACAG CGTCCATCCAGAAGAGGctgaggaaggagaagaggttgaagaggaggctgcaggaagcGCTGGACTTTGAGTGGAGGAGGCGAGAGGAGGTGCAGCGAGCGTTGAAACACTGCGACACTCTGACAG GTGCAGTGAGTCCTGAAAGTCCACATGGGAACAAACAGGAAATCTGA